TATGAATGAAAAAGAAAAAATATTAATTGTTGATGACAATCCAGAAAATATTTATGTGTTGCTTGAAACACTGAAAGCTGATTACGCGATCGTAGTTGCAAAAAACGGACAAAAAGCATTGCAATTTGCTGTTGAACAACCACAACCAAACTTGATTTTACTAGACGTAATGATGCCGGAAATGGATGGATATGAGGTTTGTCGCCGTCTCAAAGCAGATGAAAAAACCCAAGATATTCCGATTATTTTTGTTACAGCCTTGAAAGAAATTGGCAATGAAGCCCAAGGATTTGAATTAGGGGCAGTTGATTATATTTCTAAACCTATTAGTCCAGCGATCGTGCGAGCAAGAGTCAAATCTCAACTGACACTGCAAAAACTTTATAAAGAATTGCAACAAGCTAACAAAACTTTAGCTACCGCCAAACAAGCTGCGGAAGCCGCCAGCCAAGCCAAAAGTGAATTTTTGGCAAATATGAGTCATGAATTAAGAACCCCTTTAAATGGCATTCTAGGTTACACTCAAATTCTTTTACATCACAAAGATATCAATTCCAGTATGAACGATGGATTGCAAGTAATTCAACAATCTGGTTCTCATTTACTAAATTTGGTGAATGATTTGCTAGATTTAGCCAAAATTGAGGCGCGTCGCCTGGAATTGTTGCCCAATGACTTTTATTTGCCTTACTTTCTTTCTAGTATTACTGAAATGCTCCGTATTCGCGCTCAACAAAAAAATATTACGTTTATTTTTGAAGTCGATCCAGAATTAGCTATAGGTGTTTGTGCAGATGAGAAACGGTTACGTCAAGTTCTAATTAATTTATTAGGTAATGCAGTCAAATTTACTGAAGAAGGCTATGTTAAGTTTAAAGTAGAAAAAGTTGCTAAGTCTGGTTCTCAATTACAAACTACAACTAAAATTCGCTTTACGATCGAAGATACAGGAGTAGGTATTCCAACTGCACAGATGGAGACAATTTTCCAACCCTTTGAACAAGCAGGAGATCAAAAACAAAAAGCGCAAGGGACTGGATTAGGATTAGCAATTACTCGGCAAATTGTGGAGATGATGAACTGCACGATTAATGTCATCAGTACTGAGGGAAAAGGCAGCACTTTTTGGTTTGAAATCGATTTACCCCGTTCTTCCGAATGGTGTTCTTTGGCTCTGACTTGCGATCGCGGTGAAATCATTGGTTATGAAGGTGAAAAGCGCAAAATTTTGATAGTTGACGATCGAGAAATAAATCATCAAGTATTAGTCGATCTTTTAGTTCCTTTAGGGTTTGAAGTAGCTCAAGCAAATAATGGTTATGAAGGATTAAAACTGCTGGAACAATTCAAGCCAGATTTAATTATTACCGATTTAGTTATGCCGGAAATGAATGGTTTTGAATTTATCAGAAATATCCGCGCTTTAGCAAATGGTGATGATTTTATTATTCTGGCATCAAGTGCAAGTTCCTTGGAAGCAGAACGTCAAAACAGTTTAGAAGCAGGTTGTACGGAAT
The sequence above is a segment of the Phormidium ambiguum IAM M-71 genome. Coding sequences within it:
- a CDS encoding response regulator translates to MNEKEKILIVDDNPENIYVLLETLKADYAIVVAKNGQKALQFAVEQPQPNLILLDVMMPEMDGYEVCRRLKADEKTQDIPIIFVTALKEIGNEAQGFELGAVDYISKPISPAIVRARVKSQLTLQKLYKELQQANKTLATAKQAAEAASQAKSEFLANMSHELRTPLNGILGYTQILLHHKDINSSMNDGLQVIQQSGSHLLNLVNDLLDLAKIEARRLELLPNDFYLPYFLSSITEMLRIRAQQKNITFIFEVDPELAIGVCADEKRLRQVLINLLGNAVKFTEEGYVKFKVEKVAKSGSQLQTTTKIRFTIEDTGVGIPTAQMETIFQPFEQAGDQKQKAQGTGLGLAITRQIVEMMNCTINVISTEGKGSTFWFEIDLPRSSEWCSLALTCDRGEIIGYEGEKRKILIVDDREINHQVLVDLLVPLGFEVAQANNGYEGLKLLEQFKPDLIITDLVMPEMNGFEFIRNIRALANGDDFIILASSASSLEAERQNSLEAGCTEFITKPIDINLLLNRLQKYLQLTWIYEPDYGIEKSTQEPDQVIIPPPYEELFKLYRASRIGHIKEILSEALRIKNLDPRYAGFADRVIELAKNFKDSEVLAMLHQMFSEFSEIEGRLG